In Arthrobacter ramosus, one DNA window encodes the following:
- the panB gene encoding 3-methyl-2-oxobutanoate hydroxymethyltransferase yields MAPSNSSDSSMPAEVPAPYGTGPAAAGSGASADASTPKPATRIRTHHLQQAKAKGERFAMLTAYEQYTAEIFDQAGIEVLLIGDSASNNVFGNETSLPVTVDELLPLCRAVARSAKRALVVADLPFGSYEVSPEQAVATGVRFLKEGLAHAVKIEGGAFYAGTVRAMVQAGIPVMAHIGFTPQSEHSLGGYRVQGRGDDAARLVEDAVALANAGAFCVLMEMVPAETAAAVDAAIEVPTIGIGAGNATTGQVLVWQDMAGLRGGKMAKFVKQYADLRTTLSEAARAYADDVRSGQFPGPEHSF; encoded by the coding sequence ATGGCCCCAAGCAACAGTTCCGATTCCAGCATGCCCGCCGAAGTTCCTGCGCCCTACGGAACCGGACCTGCCGCTGCAGGTTCCGGAGCTTCAGCGGATGCTTCAACGCCGAAGCCCGCCACCAGGATCCGCACCCATCACCTGCAACAGGCCAAGGCCAAGGGTGAGCGCTTTGCAATGTTGACCGCCTACGAGCAATACACGGCTGAAATTTTCGACCAGGCCGGCATCGAGGTCCTGCTGATAGGCGATTCGGCTTCCAACAACGTCTTCGGGAACGAAACCAGCCTCCCCGTGACCGTCGACGAACTCCTTCCCTTGTGCCGCGCGGTGGCCCGATCCGCCAAGCGTGCCTTGGTAGTGGCAGATCTTCCCTTTGGGAGCTACGAAGTGTCGCCGGAGCAGGCAGTGGCAACGGGCGTTCGCTTCCTGAAGGAAGGCCTGGCACACGCCGTCAAGATCGAAGGCGGCGCGTTCTATGCCGGAACTGTGCGGGCCATGGTCCAGGCAGGCATTCCCGTCATGGCGCACATCGGCTTCACGCCCCAGAGCGAACACTCACTGGGCGGCTATCGCGTCCAGGGCCGGGGCGATGACGCCGCGCGCCTGGTCGAAGACGCCGTTGCCCTCGCAAATGCCGGGGCGTTCTGTGTGCTCATGGAGATGGTTCCCGCTGAAACCGCAGCCGCCGTCGACGCAGCCATTGAGGTGCCGACTATCGGTATCGGCGCAGGCAACGCAACCACGGGACAGGTTCTGGTGTGGCAGGACATGGCCGGACTGCGCGGCGGCAAGATGGCAAAGTTCGTGAAGCAGTATGCGGATCTGCGCACCACCCTGAGCGAGGCAGCGAGGGCGTACGCCGACGACGTCAGGTCCGGCCAGTTCCCAGGCCCGGAACACTCCTTCTAG
- a CDS encoding SPOR domain-containing protein — MAEFWYNVQTHQIEEDALSDWSQLIGPYKTREEAEHALEKVKARNEAWDKDDED; from the coding sequence GTGGCGGAGTTCTGGTACAACGTTCAGACACACCAAATCGAAGAGGACGCGTTGTCCGACTGGTCCCAGCTGATCGGTCCTTACAAGACCCGCGAGGAAGCCGAGCATGCCCTCGAAAAGGTCAAGGCCCGCAACGAAGCCTGGGACAAGGACGACGAGGACTGA